One window from the genome of Clostridia bacterium encodes:
- a CDS encoding phosphotransferase: ERLVHEQGVLVQVDAGSIAGLFGRKIAKTAELLLRKGWVSFVASDAHSQARPPVLSLAKAKVAQLLGMEVATELFSHNPARILDGKEVQLPQA; this comes from the coding sequence AGAGCGCCTGGTGCATGAGCAAGGCGTGCTGGTTCAGGTTGATGCTGGTAGCATTGCCGGGTTGTTCGGACGAAAGATCGCAAAAACGGCGGAACTCCTTCTTCGAAAGGGCTGGGTGTCGTTTGTTGCCTCCGACGCTCACAGCCAAGCCCGCCCACCGGTATTGAGCCTGGCCAAGGCCAAAGTGGCTCAGCTCCTGGGCATGGAGGTTGCTACCGAGCTATTTAGCCACAATCCGGCCAGAATCCTTGACGGCAAGGAGGTTCAACTGCCCCAGGCATAG
- a CDS encoding glucose-1-phosphate thymidylyltransferase encodes MKGLVLAGGKGTRLRPLTYTTAKQLIPVANRPILFFVLDQIVEAGIKDIGIIISPETGQMVRETVGDGGRFGAKITYILQEEPLGLAHAVKTARPFLGDEPFLMFLGDNLIQGGVREAVRHFWSESPAAMIMLKEVADPRQFGVAVLDEESRVTRLVEKPQNPPSNLALVGIYLFQPAIHQAIERIQPSWRGELEITDAIQELLHMNQTVTARQVEGWWLDTGKKDDILEANRAVLDAYTTVDIKGEVDENSRVTGRVEIGSGSTIRNSTIRGPVVIGENVTLEDCFVGPFTAIGDNTVLKRVSLEHSVILENCRLENTPRIEDSLIGRNSHVDGNQDNRAALRLFLGDDCQIAI; translated from the coding sequence CTGAAAGGCTTGGTACTGGCAGGCGGCAAAGGGACAAGGCTCCGACCATTAACCTATACTACTGCTAAGCAGCTCATTCCCGTAGCCAATCGGCCCATTCTGTTTTTTGTCCTTGACCAGATCGTTGAGGCTGGTATCAAGGATATCGGCATTATTATCTCCCCGGAAACGGGTCAGATGGTACGGGAGACCGTTGGCGACGGAGGCCGATTCGGCGCTAAGATCACTTACATACTGCAGGAGGAGCCCTTGGGCCTGGCCCACGCGGTGAAGACCGCCCGGCCATTCCTGGGGGACGAGCCCTTCCTTATGTTCTTGGGCGATAACCTCATCCAGGGCGGCGTCAGGGAGGCGGTACGCCATTTTTGGTCCGAATCTCCGGCGGCCATGATTATGCTGAAGGAGGTTGCCGACCCACGCCAGTTCGGCGTCGCCGTTCTCGACGAAGAAAGCCGCGTCACCCGGCTCGTAGAAAAGCCTCAGAATCCGCCCAGCAACCTGGCCTTGGTGGGCATCTACCTCTTTCAGCCGGCCATCCACCAGGCCATCGAGCGCATCCAGCCTTCCTGGCGCGGCGAGCTGGAGATTACTGATGCCATTCAGGAACTATTACATATGAACCAAACCGTTACTGCCCGCCAGGTGGAGGGTTGGTGGCTCGATACCGGCAAGAAGGACGACATTTTGGAAGCCAACCGGGCCGTACTGGACGCCTATACCACCGTGGACATCAAGGGAGAGGTTGATGAAAACTCCCGCGTCACCGGCCGGGTGGAGATCGGTTCGGGTAGCACCATCAGGAACAGCACCATCCGGGGTCCCGTGGTCATCGGGGAAAACGTGACCCTGGAGGATTGCTTTGTTGGCCCCTTCACCGCCATCGGGGACAACACCGTTCTCAAGCGCGTTAGCCTTGAACACTCGGTGATTCTGGAAAACTGCCGCCTGGAGAACACCCCGCGCATCGAGGACAGCCTCATCGGGCGGAACTCCCACGTCGATGG